One Parasteatoda tepidariorum isolate YZ-2023 chromosome 1, CAS_Ptep_4.0, whole genome shotgun sequence genomic window, TGTTCCTGCAAGAAGAGATTGTTCACCTAGAATCCGAAAACGTAATCGATTGATATATAACGATCATGAAGATACGTCTTACACTCTCTCAAGATCGTCGCCTAGGAAAACAGTCCGAGTCTCATCTCCAGTACCTTCAACACCTCCACAACAATTACCTGACAAGCGTGTTGCTCAAAAAGTGGGTCTAAAACTTCGAAATCTCTTAAAGTTACCGAAAGCTCATAGATTTTTATGTTGTGAATGGTTTTATTCCAACATAGATCAACCTCTCTTTAAAGATAGCGATTATTACAGTTGTTTGCAAGAGAATTTTCCCAACTTAAAAACTCGCAACATGACTCGTGTTGAGTGGTGCAAGATACGAAGATTCCTTGGAAAGCCTCGGAGATGCTCCCCAAGCTTTTTTGctgaagaaagaaaatcattGGAATTAAAGAGAAGTAAAATTCGACAACTCCAGCTGCGAAAAAATGTTGATTTGGCACTGTTCAAAGATCTTCCATCTGAAATACCTCTACCTCTTGTGATTGGAACAAAAGCAACTGCAAGAGTTCGCAGTCCACAAGATGGACTTTTCTATGGTTCCATAGATGCTGTAGATACTTCCAACTCTACTTATCGCATAACATTTGATAGGCCAGGACTAGGCACCTTTTCTATCCCAGATTTTGAGGTTCTCAGTAATGATCCACCTGATATGATGCCTATCAAAGCATTTGCTCAAAAATCTCGTCCAAGAAACTTGTTATATTCATCTCCTCGCTTCGTCCCAATTTCTCCTTGGTCGCAGTCTGATACAGATCCACTTTTAGGAGAATCTTCAAACAAAGAAGATGTTTCTTTTGTTGAGGATGGAACATTAGGGGGCTTTCCTAAAAAGTTTCTCGCTCTGTTGGTGCGGCTAACAAAAATATTGgctgtgaagaaaaaaaatttgactttattgAAGGATATGCATACTGAAGCTGAACGAAGTCTATCTCGAGGTCAACCCATGACTTTTGACTTTCAGAAATCTTACGCGTCTCTTGTTTTGGAATTTGAGCGTCTAAATAAAGATCTCTGTGAGTATCTAAATAATGTACACACTTTCTGTCAAGAGATAGCTCCTGAACAGGGGTTGCAACCTGTATTACAGCCAAGTACCATTAAAGATCAATGCTTTAAAGAAGCATTGGATTATATTGAGCAAAAGAGCCTTCTAGAAGACTTTCCTGTTGTGAAGAACCAAAATATATTGATGCTTATTGCTCAACTATCTTCTCTTATGTCCCAGTTAAAACACCTCTCTACCAGTGAATATAACTCATTTGAGTTCAAATCTCTTTCAGAAACATTAACTGAAATACAATCTAGACTAAAGAAGCAAAATgttccagtttttaaaaatgaggttGAAATACATATCAATCATATACGAGATGGTATTAGTCAAATGGGCAGTTTGCATGCTTTTGCTTCTCAGAATACGTAAAtctattaatgatataaaatagttataaataaatacatatattttatcttttgaaaggCTGAACTGAgctcttcaaattttatatatttaacttaatatatatgaatttttattgtttgcatATAGATAACATTCAAATGGGATTGAATGTATTTTAGCTTTAAgcatgtataaatatttattatgttcttATTCTGTAATTGACCTTATAACGTCTTGTTTTACCATTAACTTATTAGGTATTTAAGGTGTGTCAAGCCAATTGCAATGTTTTTAgctgatatttttcattgttcaaaatgtatttattttatatgtttgaaattaagattaaaatcttttttggaAAACACTAtctctaattattaattttttctcttacaatgaaaaaaatatttactgctttattaaagtaaatgaatattatttaaaacatcttAAAAGCCTGATCTATCCTAAATGTATTGGTATGATGCCTGCAAACCTGATGATGAAACCAGTGAGGGAAAACTGTGAAAGCAGTAGTTTTCATGGAAATCCTAAgaagtaaaatcttttaagagatagaagaaaaaaaaattatggtataaattgtttcaaaataataagcgATAGAATGTTTAATGCTTTTGTACTATGTCCTGAGAATAATTCTTAGCAACAAGGTCAGCACTTAGGCTTAATAACATCTCAGTGCTGTCAGACAATCATAAtctctttcaatttttgttctaaaaattttgattttaatatattttgaaacaatcatTATTAGATTGTTATTATCGACGAATTACAATACAATTTTGTATGTAAGTTTGAAGGGGGGGAATTTACAAAAAGTCAGATTTATTTGATGTAAATCAATTTCTTTACATTTGCTAACCAAAATATCTAATATggtgtattaatattatttaaaacaattttgtagcCAAAATAGTTGAatactttcgattaaaattgaaaaccatTTGTCAAATAGATATCCTATAACAGtgttttcatttcagaaaaaaaaatgggtgagaatttctcaccctttctcaaaaacagggtgagatttcagaaagttaagtgagatttcaaaaattaaaaaaaaaaaaaaaaaaaaaaaacactaagagacttgaaaaaaaaatttctttcattataatgcatttttaacatcttctaatttttaatgcattgaatatttttgctgcatcatcatatggaaaatgttctacatctactttttcatcagctattctcattaggttgctcaaatgcgtatttgtttcgttttgatcgtttctacccacatttgtttcattttcatttgtccgtttcggagtagaagatattggctttacaaggtatttgtccatcttacattaacgagcaaaaaatttgaacgtcttacatgaagaaaccttacctacggtaaacacgtggttgcagagaaatgcgttctgaaagaggttccgtggttcggaaggatggtgttctgttgttcttaaaggctctgaacaatactggtaaatagggaagctagataatggggcagatgttaaaaataataaaagatccaggaagaagagtgaaacggattttattctaaatggcgcaaatgagaattttttttcaaaatgcgagaaattcgcgaattttgaaattgatttatagaatgcgcgaatttctcgcggtaataattttttaatgcgagaaaataaaaaaatatgagagattctcgcgctgtagtgaaaacactgtataaaaagtaaattagattagattttaaaacataCTGATAAGAGTTTTAtctagaaatataaaatgtcagGATGCTTCCTTAAAGAAAAGGGTACTCACATaccaatgttaaattttatcaaaatgtgtaatattatataaatgaatttgacccaatttttaaattatcccaTTTTATTTGTATAGTTCACTAAGTAATTCTcattcattatcaaaataacgaaacaaaaattgaaagcagGGTAGAAGataattgtgtttaaattttcttcaaaagaatgtaagcttgaaaatgattaattgattgaaagcttttttgatttgattaatcgaaaaatttaaaatctctaaattattcattaacatACCACCTTCCAAAAGaggaaactaataaaaattgagcctgctataaaaattatcagaatctatttatttatttattctgaataataagtttaattttttcagtgtgCAACTATTATCTAATCTAAGCagtgaaaccaagcgaatttagcTTAGAGGtagcgtttcttgtttttctgtGGCCAAGAATACAACTACAGCCACAAACACATCACAGCCTGTTTAtagggcagacccattcatacatctattcattcagccacagatcgtaattttgacctgaaccagagaacgaccaatctctaaaacattttgtataaaagtaaaacaacAAAAGAGAAGAAACTTTCAACTTTTTTGTACTGTATTAAATTccatgtgtttaaatttaagctaaaaCTTATTACTAAACAATCATACAAGTCATTTTTAGACTTCAAATACTTTCCACTCTTTTCAAAGTCTTGAATAAAGTATACTTTTTTCCAACATAAATCCCAACATTGGTTTATAATCTTTTCTAATAGTacaatatctttgaaaaatttaatccaaattatagaaagaaaataaatttcatgcacattttaactaaataactaGACAACCAGGGGTGAAAGGtttccgtattttttaaaaaaccacaaGACGGAgcgaaacaaaatattactataagtgaattctaagaaattgtttttgttatttattaacaaagtaTTAACTTAGCTAAGTATATCCTTTTCCTTAAAATACcagcactttattttattagaaaattagatgtcagaaaaaaattgaaagctgaggtaatttttgcttgaaataactaattactttgcattttttgtttatactcCTGAACAATAGTAggtttgctaaaataaatatggaatttttataagccttatttgcattttgtgtattttaatttttattagaaagtttgttcgcaatttttatgaaaagaattcatatataattttttgtttacttaaaattattggaCGGGACACGCCCACTTCTGATTTCGAAATTTTCAGTCTTGACAATTTTCGAAACTTTCACTCTTGtagaaaacataagaaaaatcttactaaaatgaagaaatgaaattaaagttaagtaaatatcaataactaaataaatcagaattGGATTTTTCATTAAAGCAGGTGGTGAAGAAAATaacctttttgtaaaaaaataagataaaaaggcAGTTTTTCCAAAGGATGGCTCtgtattttcacaaaaaaggcAATGAGGGTGCATTTATAGGGATCTAAGAGCAGGCAGTGTGAGCAGCCCTTCCAAAAATGCTTAGGGTAACACAttgtaaaagatatattttaggTAACTGGGTTGATGTACACTAATtacatgttaaataaattttaaagcacttgtatttaattatatgacAGGAAACTAAATGTctataattgtaatatatttattaccaGCAAATGATTGTACATATaactagtttaaatttaatagttccatgctttttttttattttattattaataaaaagtcttttgaaaaattgtgccctaaaaaatatattaatcaatattattatataaaaaatattcaaactgcacattttttaaaatcagtttaaattattgatatctatatttttttttaaaacttattaaaatctcttaaattctgtttttgacatgattaattaatttacatttttatgaaagtatAAATAGTTAATACTGTAGCTGGgagaaatatttatgcaaaatttagacttaaatattttgaaactagtgtgagttcatttttaaaataaacaaaatattttacactcttCTATATGCTTCGATAGGTAATCAATTGCTCATCATATTAAATGAAAGATAATAAGTTATCAGCTTGTCCTTTATATCCCCGTGGACCATTtacaaatcttgaaaaattcaaatgctATTTATACTTCTTTCAAAGTATGATAACTGTGTAGATTTGACAAAACTACTTATTTATCATCTACACATTTTTAACGAAAACTATAAagtactcaaaaataaaaacctttttcactggataaataattaaataaattatccaagagttttttttttttttttttgctttctggTGACAGAGAATTTGACAGTATGAGTAACAAATACTAATAAAGAgcaaagtacaaaataaagGTTCTTGTCTCATttgatttctttcaatttccATTGAgtattgcaattaat contains:
- the LOC107452648 gene encoding protein lin-9 homolog; amino-acid sequence: MADSLENESVAALLSMKSQARHIPTAPSPVPARRDCSPRIRKRNRLIYNDHEDTSYTLSRSSPRKTVRVSSPVPSTPPQQLPDKRVAQKVGLKLRNLLKLPKAHRFLCCEWFYSNIDQPLFKDSDYYSCLQENFPNLKTRNMTRVEWCKIRRFLGKPRRCSPSFFAEERKSLELKRSKIRQLQLRKNVDLALFKDLPSEIPLPLVIGTKATARVRSPQDGLFYGSIDAVDTSNSTYRITFDRPGLGTFSIPDFEVLSNDPPDMMPIKAFAQKSRPRNLLYSSPRFVPISPWSQSDTDPLLGESSNKEDVSFVEDGTLGGFPKKFLALLVRLTKILAVKKKNLTLLKDMHTEAERSLSRGQPMTFDFQKSYASLVLEFERLNKDLCEYLNNVHTFCQEIAPEQGLQPVLQPSTIKDQCFKEALDYIEQKSLLEDFPVVKNQNILMLIAQLSSLMSQLKHLSTSEYNSFEFKSLSETLTEIQSRLKKQNVPVFKNEVEIHINHIRDGISQMGSLHAFASQNT